In Micrococcus luteus NCTC 2665, a single window of DNA contains:
- a CDS encoding uracil-xanthine permease family protein, with amino-acid sequence MSPTPTRPSRGPGWRLHGDGRTITPGTVVAPDERLSWPRTVGIGVQHVMAMFGATVLVPALTGMPATTALLFSGLGTLLFLVITGNRLPSYLGSSFAFIAPLTAATTIGGTGAALGGILVTGLLLTVIGVIVHRAGTGWIHALMPPAVMGTIVALIGLNLAGATTTAMQEVPVTTFGTALAVVLTAVAFRGLLGRLSILVGIVVGYVLALAQGQVDFAAVREAAWIGLPPFHGPELRWDLLPLFLPVVLVLVAENIGHVRTVGLMTKRDLDPLTGRALIADGLSTMLSGAGGGVGTTTYAENIGVMASSRVYSTAAYWVAGLTAIALAFLPKFGAAVATIPAGVAGGAGIILYGMIGMMGVRIWVQNRVDFSNTVNLMAAGAGLIIAIADPQLVVGGLVFGGITLGTVAALVVYHLMTAIARARGTEPVPEDEEQFEASEAGRLG; translated from the coding sequence ATGTCCCCCACCCCCACCCGGCCCTCACGCGGCCCCGGCTGGCGCCTCCACGGCGACGGCCGCACCATCACCCCGGGCACCGTCGTCGCCCCGGACGAGCGGCTGAGCTGGCCGCGGACCGTGGGCATCGGCGTGCAGCACGTGATGGCCATGTTCGGCGCCACCGTGCTCGTGCCCGCCCTGACCGGCATGCCCGCGACGACGGCGCTGCTCTTCTCCGGCCTCGGCACCCTGCTCTTCCTGGTCATCACGGGCAATCGTCTGCCCTCGTACCTGGGCAGCTCGTTCGCGTTCATCGCACCGCTGACTGCAGCCACCACGATCGGCGGCACGGGGGCCGCGCTCGGCGGCATCCTCGTGACGGGCCTGCTGCTCACGGTGATCGGCGTGATCGTGCACCGCGCCGGCACCGGCTGGATCCACGCGCTCATGCCACCGGCGGTGATGGGCACGATCGTGGCCCTGATCGGCCTCAACCTCGCCGGCGCCACGACGACGGCCATGCAGGAGGTGCCCGTCACCACGTTCGGCACGGCCCTGGCGGTGGTGCTCACGGCGGTGGCGTTCCGGGGGCTCCTGGGCCGCCTGTCCATCCTCGTGGGCATCGTGGTGGGCTACGTGCTGGCCCTCGCGCAGGGCCAGGTGGACTTCGCCGCCGTCCGGGAGGCCGCCTGGATCGGGCTGCCGCCCTTCCACGGCCCGGAGCTTCGCTGGGACCTGCTGCCCCTGTTCCTGCCCGTGGTGCTCGTGCTGGTCGCGGAGAACATCGGCCATGTCAGGACCGTCGGGCTGATGACCAAGCGCGACCTGGACCCGCTCACCGGCCGTGCCCTGATCGCGGACGGCCTGTCCACCATGCTCTCCGGCGCGGGCGGCGGCGTCGGCACCACCACGTATGCGGAGAACATCGGCGTGATGGCCAGCTCGCGGGTCTACTCGACAGCGGCGTACTGGGTAGCCGGCCTCACCGCGATCGCCCTCGCGTTCCTGCCGAAGTTCGGGGCCGCCGTCGCCACCATCCCGGCCGGGGTGGCCGGCGGCGCGGGCATCATCCTCTACGGGATGATCGGCATGATGGGCGTGCGCATCTGGGTGCAGAACCGTGTGGACTTCTCCAACACCGTGAACCTCATGGCGGCGGGTGCGGGGCTGATCATCGCGATCGCCGACCCCCAGCTCGTGGTGGGCGGGCTCGTGTTCGGTGGCATCACGCTCGGCACGGTCGCCGCCCTGGTGGTGTACCACCTCATGACGGCGATCGCCCGCGCCCGCGGCACCGAGCCGGTGCCCGAGGACGAGGAGCAGTTCGAGGCCTCGGAGGCCGGCCGGCTCGGCTGA